Proteins encoded in a region of the Prinia subflava isolate CZ2003 ecotype Zambia unplaced genomic scaffold, Cam_Psub_1.2 scaffold_47_NEW, whole genome shotgun sequence genome:
- the LOC134565400 gene encoding uncharacterized protein LOC134565400 isoform X2, with amino-acid sequence MMGTVTEPKAQVALRELEVALEDMVAPAVALGTLGDEDPEQLRQVAAVAEAAAAALEREERRARWCQLWLRAGHGLAVGLMVLCAAVLSLDSARAALGVAEDGHLLLALAAVALSCEVARRGLGTSRHHLATTAGHQRDMARRLRDRARRVVAARASAEAAAATNEGTAAVLGRLEEVTLALETLVAAVTRDREVTPWGTRGQGFPNATRVLGDIAATLGTSGEGHEEVVRRLEVAQGALAGQG; translated from the exons ATGATGGGGACGGTGACAGAGCCTAAG GCCCAGGTGGCCttgagggagctggaggtggccctggaGGACATGGTGGCCCCGGCAGTGGCCCTGGGGACCCTTGGGGATGAGGACCCGGAGCAGCTGCGGCAGGTGGCCGCTGTGGCTgaggcggcggcagcagcgctGGAGCGCGAGGAGCGACGGGCGCGGTggtgccagctctggctgcgGGCTGGGCACGGGCTGGCCGTGGGGCTGATGGTGCTGTGTGCTGCCGTGC tgtccctggACTCGGCTCGTGCTGCCCTGGGGGTGGCCGAGGATGgtcacctgctgctggccctggccgCAGTGGCCCTGTCCTGCGAAGTGGCCCGGCGGGGCTTGGGGACATCGCGGCATCACTTGGCCACCACCGCGGGCCACCAGCGGGACATGGCCCGGCGCCTCCGTGACCGCGCCCGGCGGGTGGTGGCCGCCAGGGCCAGCGCCGAGGCCGCGGCGGCCACCAACGAGGGCACCGCGGCTGTGCTGGGGCGGCTGGAAGAGGTGACGCTGGCACTGGAGACCTTGGTGGCCGCTGTCACCCGAGACAGGGAGGTGACGCCGTGGGGGACGCGGGGACAGGGGTTCCCCAACGCCACCCGGGTACTCGGGGACATCGCGGCGACCTTGGGGACATCGGGGGAGGGGCACGAGGAGGTGGTGCGGAGGCTGGAGGTGGCCCAGGGGGCGCTGGCGGGGCAGGGGTAG
- the LOC134565380 gene encoding uncharacterized protein LOC134565380: protein MSPMFPQCPQQDSSVSPVSLTGHRGDPGSLLGTRGVPLGVGDTQGAIGDLTMAPRAWAGSGRGGDVTSSCSPPTATPHSRVFPECPQSVSLPPASPRSVPGVSPAAMEPREVLERLVAVVATLGELAATVAGPDGDVLLAVSPGSLHAALGTFICHLRDTLHHRGVTYLGQALATLGATPGATWAHVTAEASTWRDSVAALGDSWAQLTEEATKLCDACGDRTTTEATAKATATRLAGDLQDKDTRWWIAEDNLVATAWQLPVALTEDKVDSVLAKHEARMAAAADEVMAAAKAREEAVVASSQAGAANRRGQRAEVALGPLKSLVAKCDRARAFPKELQRRLGDIEAALEGTREASADVPEALKAAVAETERLWDASARLATCHLLGTLGDIRRLLSSCPGGPCGPRGRVVAERCQKAIEDIPRLLRGQ, encoded by the exons ATGTCCCCGATGTTCCCACAGTGTCCCCAACAGGACTCcagtgtgtccccagtgtccctaACAGGACATCGGGGAGACCCTGGGAGCTTGCTGGGGACAAGGGGGGTCCCGTTGGGGGTTGGGGACACTCAGGGGGCCATTGGGGACCTCACGATGGCCCCGCGGGCGTGGGCGGGGAGTGGCCGGGGAGGTGACGTCACCTCTTCCTGCTCCCCCCCCACGGCCACGCCGCATTCCCGCGTGTTCCCCGAGTGTCCCCAGAGTGTCTCCCTCCCGCCAGCATCCCCCCGGAGTGTCCCCGGAGTGTCCCCAGCGGCCATGGAGCCCCGCGAG GTGCTGGAGCGGCTGGTGGCCGTGGTGGCCACCCTGGGTGAGCTGGCCGCCACTGTGGCCGGGCCGGAtggggatgtgctgctggccgtgtccccagggtcccTGCATGCGGCCCTGGGGACATTCATTTGTCACCTTCGAGACACCCTGCACCACCGCGGTGTCACCTACCTGGGCCAGGCCCTGGCCACCCTCGGGGCCACCCCAGGGGCCACCTGGGCCCATGTGACAGCCGAGGCCAGCACCTGGCGGGACTCAGTGGCCGCGCTTGGTGACAGCTGGGCCCAGCTGACTGAGGAGGCCACCAAGCTCTGTGAtgcctgtggggacaggacCACCACCGAGGccactgccaaggccactgCCACCAGACTGGCTGGGGACTTGCAGGACAAGGACACCCGCTGGTGGATAGCTGAGGACAACCTGGTGGCCACGGCCTGGCAGCTGCCAGTGGCCCTGACTGAGGACAAGGTGGACTCGGTGCTGGCCAAGCACGAGGCAaggatggcagcagctgccgaCGAGGTGATGGCAGCTGCCAAGGCCAGGGAAGAGGCCGTGGTGGcctccagccaggcaggggcagccaacaggaggggacagcgggcGGAGGTGGCCCTGGGGCCACTGAAGAGCTTGGTGGCCAAGTGTGACAGAGCCAGGGCGTTCCCCAAGGAGCTGCAGCGCCGGCTGGGGGACATCGAGGCCGCACTGGAGGGGACAAGGGAGGCATCCGCTGATGTCCCCGAGGCCTTGAAGGCCGCGGTGGCCGAGACCGAGCGGCTGTGGGATGCCAGTGCCCGCCTGGCCACGTGTCACCTgctggggacacttggggacatccGCAGGCTCCTTTCGAGTTGCCCTGGTGGCCCCTGTGGCCCCCGTGGCCGTGTGGTGGCTGAGCGGTGCCAAAAAGCCATCGAGGACATCCCGAGGCTGCTGAGGGGACAGTGA
- the LOC134565400 gene encoding uncharacterized protein LOC134565400 isoform X1: MMGTVTEPKVSHPALPAEVAPAVATRRRALEALVALAEALGTPDSVPAALAQAEDALGQAQVALRELEVALEDMVAPAVALGTLGDEDPEQLRQVAAVAEAAAAALEREERRARWCQLWLRAGHGLAVGLMVLCAAVLSLDSARAALGVAEDGHLLLALAAVALSCEVARRGLGTSRHHLATTAGHQRDMARRLRDRARRVVAARASAEAAAATNEGTAAVLGRLEEVTLALETLVAAVTRDREVTPWGTRGQGFPNATRVLGDIAATLGTSGEGHEEVVRRLEVAQGALAGQG; encoded by the exons ATGATGGGGACGGTGACAGAGCCTAAG GTGTcccaccctgccctccctgctgaggtGGCCCCAGCAGTGGCCACAAGACGCAGGGCCCTGGAGGCCCTGGTGGCCCTGGCCGAGGCCTTGGGGACACCGGACAGcgttcctgcagctctggcccaGGCTGAGGATGCTTTGGGTCAGGCCCAGGTGGCCttgagggagctggaggtggccctggaGGACATGGTGGCCCCGGCAGTGGCCCTGGGGACCCTTGGGGATGAGGACCCGGAGCAGCTGCGGCAGGTGGCCGCTGTGGCTgaggcggcggcagcagcgctGGAGCGCGAGGAGCGACGGGCGCGGTggtgccagctctggctgcgGGCTGGGCACGGGCTGGCCGTGGGGCTGATGGTGCTGTGTGCTGCCGTGC tgtccctggACTCGGCTCGTGCTGCCCTGGGGGTGGCCGAGGATGgtcacctgctgctggccctggccgCAGTGGCCCTGTCCTGCGAAGTGGCCCGGCGGGGCTTGGGGACATCGCGGCATCACTTGGCCACCACCGCGGGCCACCAGCGGGACATGGCCCGGCGCCTCCGTGACCGCGCCCGGCGGGTGGTGGCCGCCAGGGCCAGCGCCGAGGCCGCGGCGGCCACCAACGAGGGCACCGCGGCTGTGCTGGGGCGGCTGGAAGAGGTGACGCTGGCACTGGAGACCTTGGTGGCCGCTGTCACCCGAGACAGGGAGGTGACGCCGTGGGGGACGCGGGGACAGGGGTTCCCCAACGCCACCCGGGTACTCGGGGACATCGCGGCGACCTTGGGGACATCGGGGGAGGGGCACGAGGAGGTGGTGCGGAGGCTGGAGGTGGCCCAGGGGGCGCTGGCGGGGCAGGGGTAG